One part of the Humulus lupulus chromosome 9, drHumLupu1.1, whole genome shotgun sequence genome encodes these proteins:
- the LOC133800804 gene encoding O-fucosyltransferase 23 — protein sequence MGCKALKLWSCYLNSITSKCVFLAALALVIRAIFFPPFTTIGGSSEEPNDIVFIRNRSLSLNDNSGIRNDKFLEVPQIVWGLNNQKIALARSCLTARMLNRTLLMPSLSASLFYKEVELLKPISFDKVFQLDRFNSHCRGFVQMSKYSDVSNRTGVFELRKGSGRRWTMEKDLEQLKQSLENPIDDYEVIRIVGKNPFLWHDHWPVKGYAKVFECLALVDEIMAEADKVVSKIREMGMKQERVLESSGLDDPANDIDKAKPFPYVAVHMRVEKDWMIHCKNLEKKMNITQICSSKEEIMERVNNVIGLKTTPTVVYLAVADELLEDSSLLFGWRDNLLPFEKKKLGVDGIYKKYPYLIQSAIDYEVCLRADVFLGNSFSTFSSLIALERTQKMLRLGFEGSCEGKKDLRWPSYAYNLLDNSKGPRKWMTNMSDTSLRATSYGSKDVSC from the coding sequence ATGGGGTGTAAGGCATTAAAGTTATGGAGCTGCTACTTGAATTCAATTACATCCAAATGCGTTTTCTTAGCTGCACTGGCTCTGGTCATCAGAGCCATTTTCTTTCCTCCATTCACAACAATCGGTGGCTCTTCTGAGGAACCAAACGACATCGTTTTCATCCGCAACCGTTCTCTGTCCTTAAACGACAATTCCGGAATCAGAAACGACAAGTTTCTGGAGGTTCCGCAGATAGTCTGGGGACTAAACAATCAAAAGATAGCTTTGGCCAGATCTTGTCTCACAGCTAGAATGCTCAACAGGACTCTTCTCATGCCAAGCTTAAGTGCTTCTCTGTTCTACAAAGAAGTAGAGCTTTTGAAACCAATTTCCTTTGACAAAGTTTTTCAGTTAGACAGGTTTAATTCTCACTGTAGAGGCTTTGTTCAGATGAGTAAGTACTCGGATGTTTCGAACCGGACCGGGGTTTTCGAGCTCCGAAAGGGGAGTGGAAGAAGGTGGACAATGGAGAAAGATTTAGAACAGTTGAAGCAGAGTTTGGAGAACCCAATTGATGATTATGAAGTTATTAGAATAGTTGGGAAGAACCCTTTTCTGTGGCATGATCATTGGCCTGTTAAGGGCTATGCTAAGGTCTTTGAGTGCTTAGCTTTGGTTGATGAGATTATGGCTGAAGCTGATAAAGTAGTGTCGAAGATTAGAGAGATGGGAATGAAACAAGAAAGGGTACTCGAAAGTAGTGGTCTTGATGACCCCGCAAACGACATAGACAAGGCTAAGCCTTTTCCTTATGTAGCTGTGCATATGAGAGTTGAGAAAGATTGGATGATTCATTGTAAGAATCTAGAGAAGAAAATGAACATAACCCAGATCTGTAGCAGCAAGGAGGAGATTATGGAGAGAGTTAACAATGTTATTGGCTTGAAAACAACACCAACTGTTGTTTATCTAGCGGTTGCAGATGAACTGCTTGAAGATTCATCTCTACTGTTTGGTTGGAGAGATAATTTGCTTCCTTTTGAGAAGAAAAAACTTGGAGTTGATGGGATTTACAAGAAGTATCCTTATTTGATTCAGTCTGCAATCGACTATGAAGTTTGTTTGAGAGCTGATGTGTTTTTGGGCAATAGTTTTTCCACATTTTCCAGTCTTATTGCTCTTGAGAGAACTCAGAAGATGTTGAGATTGGGATTTGAGGGCTCATGTGAAGGTAAAAAAGATTTGAGGTGGCCTTCTTATGCATATAATCTGTTAGATAATTCAAAAGGCCCTCGAAAATGGATGACAAATATGTCAGATACAAGCCTAAGAGCAACTAGCTATGGTTCTAAGGATGTTTCTTGTTGA